The Pleurodeles waltl isolate 20211129_DDA chromosome 7, aPleWal1.hap1.20221129, whole genome shotgun sequence genome contains the following window.
ATGACGGTGGCCTCACCAGAGTGGTTGATGAAACCTCAGATTCCTCTACAAATTCAAGATCATCCTCAGTACTTCTGAGCTCACCAGTCCAGGCCAAGACCAATGGCAGTGATCTCCCTGTTGAGGCTAAAGATGCTCCTAGGAATGTCACATCCACTGTCTCGCTCTCACCTAGTACCCATAAGACTGCAGTGACAATTAAGACGATGGCATATTCAACCAATCAGGGGTCTCATGTTTCGAGCCAGGTTTCAGAGGCAGAAACACATAGCACCTCCATAATCACTGCAGAGCCTCATTTAACCACAAGtgacagcagagcaggagtgggcAATACTACTTCAGCTTCCACATCGAAGAGTGCACCTTCTTCAGCCGGTATAAAAAACCACTGGTACATTGTCATTGCAGTTGTGGCTCTATCCTTGCTGTTGCTTGCTCTCTGCTTCATGTGGAATGTGCATAGAAGAAGAAGCACTGGGTCTACCAGTTTCGAGACaacaaacaagaagaaaagaaaagggggagagGATGCCTGGGCTGGGCCAGTCCATATGCCAGAGGATAATGCTATGCCGGTGGACGTTGTGGTGGATGAGCCAGACCCGTCTGGTAAACGATTGACGCTAACTACTTTCTTTAACAAGAGAAAGTCCCAACAGTGCTCAGTTGTCATGAAAGATGTTAATGTCCAGTCAGAGAGGCCAGCCAAGGAGGAGGCAGCACCACTCCTGTCCCAGAGTACCAATGGGCAAATCAAAGGTGGCACCAGTGAACCGCAAGGCAGCGTTGCTACTCCAA
Protein-coding sequences here:
- the SPN gene encoding leukosialin; this encodes MVLISTKKNAERMMVLPLLLAILAHFSVLGESSEEMVSLSPAEETTEAEELDTSPTIVGFSDEKISLRSTIFLSTMVTDQKIPSTGPVSLDRASKPPAKPQVVANSLTTIKKIEEGTPTPSFLSTGQDLSTPLLTSPLPKHEPSTSAHHDILATSLPSVTNLMLRLATNDGGLTRVVDETSDSSTNSRSSSVLLSSPVQAKTNGSDLPVEAKDAPRNVTSTVSLSPSTHKTAVTIKTMAYSTNQGSHVSSQVSEAETHSTSIITAEPHLTTSDSRAGVGNTTSASTSKSAPSSAGIKNHWYIVIAVVALSLLLLALCFMWNVHRRRSTGSTSFETTNKKKRKGGEDAWAGPVHMPEDNAMPVDVVVDEPDPSGKRLTLTTFFNKRKSQQCSVVMKDVNVQSERPAKEEAAPLLSQSTNGQIKGGTSEPQGSVATPTAVQEPTPTTCVQAATVQLQANGQVVTVQETVLAPPVDSDALPPPPSPPPQTDFPPPPPASDAEGAGSMV